In Desulfovibrio sp. Fe33, the genomic window CGCGGCGAGAAGCAGGGAGGCCGTGCGCGCGCTCATTGTTTCACCACGTCCTTCAATGCCCGGACAAAGGCCGGGTGCATCATGTTGCCGCAATGCCCGCCGTGTTCGAACAGGTGCGCCCGGTTGCCGAAGACCGTTTCGATGAAGCGCACGTCCTCGGGAGCGAGGATGACGTCGTCCCTGGTCCCGACCACCACGACGTTTTTCGTCTCGGCGAGCCAGTCCCGGATGTATTCCAGGCTGGACCGTTCGATCACCTCCGCCCGGCTGGCGGTGGGATCGTTATAGCGCAGATAGGGCAGCAGAAATTCGTTCAGGTAGTCCTCGAAGGAGATGTCGAAGGCCTGGCGGGCGTAGGCCATGAGCGGAGTGGCCGTCTTGAGCGGGTAGCGGTCCGGCGGAACAATGTACTCGGCGCGGAGGCAGACGTCCGAAGAGAAGATCATGGACGCGGAGGACACCCGGAAGGCGGCTCCGATCAAGGTCTTGAAGTCGCGCTCGTCCAGGTTGAAGTCCGTTATCATGTCATAGAGGAAATCATCGTCCAGGTCGGTCACTTCCGCGTGCAGATAGTAGTCGGAGAAACGGTCGATGAACCCCTCGATCTCTTGGTGCACCGTGGTCCGCCCGAGGTTTTCCTCGGTCACCCAGGAGTCGAGCCGTCTGACCGAGCGGTACAGGGACACGGGCGGATTTATCATGATCGCCTTTTGGAAGCCGAATTCGTGCGTCCTCGCGTCCCGTTCGGCCAGAAAGGCCGCGTGCAGGCCGCCCAGGCTGTAGCCTGCCAGGCTGTAGCCGGTGATCTCGCATTCCCTGGACAGCTCTTCCCGAATCCACCCCATGACCCGGTTCAGGTCATCCACGTCGAAGGGGACGTACCCGGCCACGCCGTGGGTCGACGCGCTGACCACGAAGTTCATGTGCGTGGGCGAGGACAGGGCGACCACGTGGTAGCCCGCTTCGTAGAACACCTCGGTCAGGAAGAGCATCTTGCCGGAGTTGTGCTCCGCGCCGGTACCTGCGATGACGAAGATGAGCGGAGCCGCGTGGTCCTGAAGAGCCGTGGA contains:
- a CDS encoding alpha/beta fold hydrolase, whose product is MRTLCALILLLLLLPSFAAAEEQPYPFDDPYRATVLGTPAKLRYQFAAPVLPDIRAIRIEGRQVPEVFEYSRDMNFSTALQDHAAPLIFVIAGTGAEHNSGKMLFLTEVFYEAGYHVVALSSPTHMNFVVSASTHGVAGYVPFDVDDLNRVMGWIREELSRECEITGYSLAGYSLGGLHAAFLAERDARTHEFGFQKAIMINPPVSLYRSVRRLDSWVTEENLGRTTVHQEIEGFIDRFSDYYLHAEVTDLDDDFLYDMITDFNLDERDFKTLIGAAFRVSSASMIFSSDVCLRAEYIVPPDRYPLKTATPLMAYARQAFDISFEDYLNEFLLPYLRYNDPTASRAEVIERSSLEYIRDWLAETKNVVVVGTRDDVILAPEDVRFIETVFGNRAHLFEHGGHCGNMMHPAFVRALKDVVKQ